The following DNA comes from Lycium ferocissimum isolate CSIRO_LF1 unplaced genomic scaffold, AGI_CSIRO_Lferr_CH_V1 ctg3470, whole genome shotgun sequence.
TTCATTTCTACAATCGAAAAGTCTTATCATGTTTTATCAACAGAATTTATTTAACTAGTTTTATTCTTGATCTCTAGTTCTATAAATTATACTTCTGAAATCTTCAATTTTTAGTTTATTGTGCATCACTTACTTGGAACTTTAGGAAAGATGAATTTTCTActtggagaatttttttttttttattcaaaataaagtaaagCTTTGAAGCATCCAGAGGATTAATATTTGTAAAATGAGTTGACTCTTGAGTAAAAGTTAGATCAAATCCAAAACTTGTGTTACATTGTTTACATCCAAAAACATTGCCCAACTACGTAAATTCAACAAAATTCTTGCTTTTGAAGCCGGAACAGAGGGACGCCTCTCCCTGAAAGTACCTCTTGTTTCTTTCCCTCCATAGAGTCCAAAAATTGCAGCCAGGAATGGACAGCCACAGCTTACTTTTATCTGTCTGCACCTTCCACCCATAGATAGCCAAATAGATTTAAGAATAAGTTCCAAAGTTTCTTAGCAACACTGTAAAGTCGAAATAGGTGTCCAACAGTTTTGCATTCAGCCATACATAAGTACTGATAAGAAATGTACGTTGGACCTAACTCAACCCCCCGaaagctagctcatgaattaaGGATTGCCCAAAACAATATAAGGGGACAATAATAAATTTCCTCCACCAATGTGAAACACCCACACACCCAGGACTGGACATCTACGGCGTGGACAACATAACACGAGGCAGTAAACCAAGAATAGGAATAGGTCTGGAtttgataacataataaaaggaTCTTGGGAGACTCTCAATTATGATTTAATTGAAAATGGATAACTGTAAGACACTCAATTATCCACAACTGTGGGAGACAGCCATATTCTTCCATCCAATTAAGTGATATTTGTTTTTTCCTCCTGAGCTTCCAATAGAGAATCCCTCGTAACCTTCTCTTACCTAAAAGCAATTGAAACAAACATGTAATATGTAGCGGTGGTGGATAAGGTAGAGTTAGTAAGGATAAGCATGCCTCCTTTTGATAAGTCCTCCACTTTCAACCATCCAACTTATTCTCAGATCCTTATATTACAAATTTCCACAGTTCTACATCTTTAATCTTATACTTGGAGGAGCCCAGATGATTTTGTAGGTGAAGGAGCCATTTTCCAATCATACATCCGAACCAGGTACTGGACATTTTACACCACTTCGGCTGGAATCAGTTACTAACGTCCTCATATTAATTCGGTGTCTACATACTGCTTCACACCACACTAGAGTCCTCCAAAAGAGATACCGGGTCTCTCTCTGCGACCAGAAAAAATAGTGTATTATCCACAAACAGAAGGTGTTAATGGATATGTTTTCTCCCATCCAACCACTCACCTTGAACCATTAAAATATCTCCGTGTAGTCGCTTGTTCTAGTAGCCTACTAAAAGCTTCCATTACAAAAGGAAATAGCAGGGAAAAAGGGATCCCTTGTCTTAAGCCTCTACTATGATTAATAAAGCATAAATAATGCCTTTGATCATGAGGAGAATCTCACAGTGGATACACCATATAGGATCCATTGTCTCCATTTCACCCCAAACCCATTCTTGCCAACAGATATATTAGGTAATTCCAGTTACCATGATCATAGGCCTTCTCTATGTCTAACTAGCATGAAATTCCGAAACTTCACTAGTCAATCTCAAAGCCAATGTTTCATTGGCAATGAGAGTTAAATCTAGAATTTGTCTATCTCCATCAAGTGCTCTGTGAGGCgtatattataggggaaactctacATGCTAGATGCATATAAAATTATAGAATTTACAGAGAAGTATGATCCTCTATAAAGAGATGATCTATAAAAAGCATATTGTCTCAGTACTAACTAATCTATCAAATTCACTCCAAAATACAGAGGAAAAAAGACAGAAGTTCTGCTAATTTGTATAAGGAAGTCCACCCCCCGCCCCCTTCAATGTTCTTTTATTCCTTCCATATCATATTGTCCAATAAATTCTAAATGAGAAACTCCATGCACTCTTCTTTGACTCTTTCTCTTCCTTATGAATTTACACCTAGCAGCAGATCAGAAAATGTTCCTGGCATCACCAATTCGACTCCGAAGATATTCTACACCATGCACCATAAAGTCTATATGCTATCGAGCAAAGCAACAGATTGTTTATGCAGTTAAAGTATATGAAGTTATTTGTTAGAATGTTCTAAATTCACTGTATGGTTTTAGGTTGCAACTTgcaactactactactaccCCTATGCCTCAATCTCAAGCTGGTGGGGTCAGCTATATGGATCCTCGCTATCATTTTGCTCAATTTGAACCCATTTCATTCCAATATTCAATACCTTAGGTTCTCCAATATTGGAAATTCTCTACATTTTTCTGCTGCATAACAAAAACTTCTAGCAGTTATATATTTAATATGACGACACCTTAATCACAACTAGTTGGTATCGCATGTATGCATCCATTATCTTTCATTGTGTTCTATTTTTCTCCCATTGCATAATGACAAAATTaggaaaaaattattgaaagataCAAACATAAACACGTTATACAGGAAAATTCACCAGATTAggaaatatatagaaaagacTAACCAAGATTGTCTTTCATATGGAACTTTTGCTTTTGCAAGTGTTTCAGCAAACAGTAAAGAAAGCTCTGCCCCACAGGTAATCTGGAAAATTCCAAGAAGAGTCTAGATCAACAATACAGGTTGAATATATTATaattaagggtgtgttcggtatggaggaatttttcagaaaatgatTTCCAATTTACCCATGTtcggttggtcaaaattttggaaaatattttctttaagaaaacaagtttcttaaaaatgaggaacATGACTTCCTTAGTGGAAGCAAAGGAAACCAAGTTTCACAAGTAACATTCTACATTGATTGTGTCCTCCCACCATCCAACACGCCTCTTCTTCACCCCGTACGCACCACCCCTACCCTCCACTCCCACCTCCCATAttttgtctagattatatacaaatactTTTAGGACAAAATTTTTTGCTTACCTATCAAACACAAGAAATTACTTATTTtcctggaaaacattttccttcgtacCGAAGACACCCTAAAAGAAGAATCCTGCTTAGGTAAGTGGTTGTAGTCAAAATTAATGGTACAAGTAGAAGAGAAGACAAACATAACATAGCATAACCTGGCCTTGTCTAATTGCAAACAAGCACCGGACTGAAGAACATTCAAAGCGTCAGAGTATCTCTCGGCAGACGCATATCTGCAAATAAATGAGCGTTTGACCATAAGaaatgtgaaatttgaaaaaaaaaattgaaaaatggtactccctccgtcccaaaataagaaTCGTTTTAGCTTTTTTCACTCTGAAAAAATAATACAAGGTGCCATTTACTAAGTTGCCcctatttattagatgtttATTGGGAAATGGGCACTATAAAGATGAAGTAATTCTTTAATATAAGGTATAATTGGATACAATTACTAATTattgtcttgaattcctaaaggCACAATTATTTTGGGACAAATATTTGTTGCTAaacgacacttattttgggacggagggagtatttgaagtggagttgtgtttggacattaATACAACTCgagaaaatattgaatttttgtgagtgatttggagTGAAAACTAGTATTAGGAGTTTTTAGAATTCGGATATGGAATTTAACTTGAATTCCAAAAAATTGTAACAATTCTATGTCCAAATATGATTcaggaaaaaaagtgaaaactatAGCGCGGAGGATATTAAAACGAGAAAAGCACAAAATGGATTCAATCATACACAGATCGTACCTGGCACTAGTGGACTTATACATCTGTTGAGCTCCATAGTAATTTCCCTCTTTGATAACCTTCTCCAACTTATCGATATTCTGCAATTACCAGTTTATATGAAGAAAATCAGAGATATAAACTTCAAATTAATGAACAATTCTCAAGTGAAATTGTACAATACCTCCTGAGATGGGGGCAGTATCACTCGCCTGACTCTCTCCCTGAACATGCTTTCATTTGCTTGATAACATCAAATtgtttaagtgttttttttttttttttgacattgttaaAAGTGTTTGATTATGTCGCCACGTACACGTATTTGTCATTCCCATACAAAAAGGAGCAAAAATGGGAACTTCCTAATGTCCAGGTTCTTACCGCTATTGAATGGAAGCATTCATGTGTTTAATTCCCATTTCCTCGCTAGGTTGCATATACATTGAACACGATAGCATAGAGAacttatttttccttattttatttttttctaaaccTCGTCTCACTTGTTAATACTTTTAAACGCTTATATGTAACGTCGTGAAAAGCACATTAAAACACAGCTCAACTATTACTTGTTCTCTTTTTCTACCAAATGGGATTTAGGGTTTTTAGTTAGGAAAAGCAAACATAGATGTTGATAGTTGGTAGAAAAAAGAACGGTCGATAATTGAGGTGTAAGAAACTCGTAAAAAAAAGTTAGATGTGTTTTGACCATTAtcgcttttttcttttctctcttgatttcgctaatgatttttaaaatgaGATAATTACTCCTAGATACCTAGGTCGGCATCTAGATTTCTAATATTAACCTATTTCCCCCATTATTTGCCCGTTTATTTTGCTTCTCTCCCACCCGCGTTTTCGACCTTGCCTTCCGACCTTCGACGGTAaggtttctctctctctctctctctctctctctctctctctctctctctctttctagtTTTCTAATATTAACCCAATTCCCCATTACTTACCCGTTTAGCCCATGCTTCTCTCACAACGGCGCGACCTCGCCTTCCAACCTTCGACGGCAggctctctctcttctttctctctctcccgTTCTCTCTTTCCTCgcccctttcttcttctcacTGGGAGATTTCGAGCCATCGGTCGAAGTCCAGTGACGAAGACCGTCCCTCTGCTTCTTTCTGTGTGTGAGCACGCGCTCTCCACGTCTGCGAATAGCAACAGGTCCGGCAGATTTGAAACATCACAAGAAACTTAAAAAGGCAACAATGGAGTTCTTCAAATTTTAACCAAGTTTTGAGTCCCAAGGGAATACTTTGTTTATACATGGTTATACAatatttatacattattatacaaagcatatacattatttatacatCATATAGAGTGTATAAGAAtgtatatgtactatatatgtAATGTGTAATATTGTAAAAGGATGCATATGTAAAGTTACAAAAGAAATTGAGCAACTCATATATAGCTATACAGAATAGATAAATTACCTATACACTAATGATACGATGGGCTACATCACCGCAAACTAGATGTGTGTGCATATGAGTTATTTccccttttaaaatttcatttcgTTACTCAACGATTTTTTTAGGTATTCCTTCCGATTATAACGTGTTAGATATTTGAGAATAAgtatatttatgaacattaatacataaaaagtaagcaattaaaataattaatttgacCGCGTGAATAGATTATAAAGATGGTTTTTATTTAACATACTAtggtattgtcacgacccaacccgccatgccgcacccatctaaatcctaaCGGCAAACCAACATACATACCACCTAATCCATTCAATAATAGCTTTTAGATAAATCAaagctaaacaattattacttatttaacaacaaaagaacaagtaaatcatgccataaatgtgAGTAAGTGCGGAAGTCCTAGCTATTACaatcccaaaattcgaaagtcatcgcaCAGACTCTAAGCCAAAAACATGTCTAAAACCGAAATTTGCCTactaaatatccataatgtccaataagaaaagacatcataagcgagaagatcttcgggcggctgGCGTACGAGAAGAAGCTCACCCCAAATACGCATCAGCAATTATCCTCCaagctagatgtgaggacgagttgtcacgacccagccccgtaggccgtgactagtgcccgatttggGCACTCATACCCATCTATCATTAATACCCAAGTCATGGCAAGCAAAACAGAAACGTATACATACGAGAGGGTACGACACcgcacacatatacatacatatatcatatacaattcgggaatatccaaaacgcaAACATAACCGAACAAGAAagttacccacaacccacgtttatgtctactgTGCCTCTAACCTGAATAACATTAATCAATTTACGAGGACGGTGGCCTCGCCTGCATTctcgaacaaatatacacaaatgtaacAAAAGATCGTACCAAAACAAAACTCGCTCCGAC
Coding sequences within:
- the LOC132044075 gene encoding protein GET4-like encodes the protein MFRERVRRVILPPSQENIDKLEKVIKEGNYYGAQQMYKSTSARYASAERYSDALNVLQSGACLQLDKARLCYVMFVFSSTCTINFDYNHLPKQDSSFRVSSVRRKMFSRKISNFLCLIDYLWGRAFFTVC